The Leadbetterella byssophila DSM 17132 DNA window ACTAAATTCTTAGGAAAGAAAAGATTCTCACTAGAAGGAGGTGAATCTACCATCCCTGCTTTAGATGCGGCTATTCAGCATGGAGCAAAGTTAGGGGTTGAAGAAGTGGTGATAGGTATGGCACATAGAGGTAGACTTAATGTGTTGACTAACATCATGCAGAAGCCATACGAGCAGGTATTCAATGAATTTGAAGAGAATGTGCCTACTCTGGAGTTCAGTGACGGTGATGTTAAATATCACATGGGCTATTCGTCTCAGGTAGAAACGGTAGAAGGTCATAGAGTTTCTTTGAAACTGATGGCTAACCCTTCACACCTTGAAACGGTTGATCCTGTGGTTCTAGGTTATGCCAGAGCCAGAGCTGATGCTCACTTTAAGAGTGAAGGTACTAAGTACAATTCCTTTGATGATATATACGACAAGATTTTACCTATCATCATCCACGGAGATGCTTCCTTAGCAGGTCAGGGTGTAGTATATGAGGTAAATCAAATGTCTAATCTGCCGGGTTATTATGTAGGAGGTGCTATCCACTTCATCATTAATAACCAAATCGGTTTTACTACGGATAACCGTGACGCACGTTCCAGCATTTACAGCTCAGATGTAGCGAAGATGCTAGATACTCCTATTCTTCATGTAAACGGAGATGATGCGGAGGCAGTAGTTTATGCTATGGAATTAGCTATTGAGTTCCGTCAGGAATTCAATAAAGACATTTATATTGATATGATTTGTTACCGTAAATACGGACATAACGAAGCTGATGAGCCTAAGTTCACACAGCCGGGTATGTACGAAATCATATCTAAGCATCCTTCTCCAAGAGAGATTTATATTGAGAAATTGAAATCTGATGGCACTATTACTGATAATGATGCCAGAACCTTGAAGGAGCAATTTGATAATAATCTTCAAGATCTATTATCAAAAGTGAAGCAAAATCAGTTGCCGTATGAATTGCCTAAACTTGAGAGAGATTGGGCGGAGTTAAGAAGATCTACTGTGGGAGATTTTGATAGCTCACCTCGTACAGGTATCAGCAGAGAAGAAATTGAATTAGTAGGTAAGGCCTTGTCTACTGTGCCTGAAGGTTTCACCCCGATTAAGCAGATTGAGAAAGTACTTGAAGAAAGAAGAGAGATATTTGCAGGTAAGAAGCCGTTCAACTGGGCAGCTGCTGAACTTTTGGCATACGGTTCTATCCTAGCGGAAGAGAAATGGGTACGTATGTCTGGTCAGGATGTACAAAGAGGTACCTTCTCTCACAGACATGCTATTCTGCATGATGTGAAGACTTACGAGGCCTACAATAACCTGGCTCACATCAAGCCTAATCAAGGTAAATTTGAGATCTATAACTCTTTACTGTCAGAATATGCGGTAATGGGATTTGAATACGGATATGCTTTAGCAAATCCAAATGCATTGGTGATTTGGGAAGCTCAATTTGGAGACTTTGCAAACGGTGCTCAAATCATGATTGACCAATTCGTAGTGGCTGCAGAGTCCAAATGGAATCTAATGAACGGTTTGGTTCTATTGTTGCCTCATGGCTATGAAGGTCAGGGACCGGAGCACTCGAATGCTCGTCCTGAACGCTTCCTACAATTAGCCGGTGAGTATAACATTTATGTATGTAACTGTACTACTCCTGCAAACTTCTTCCATATGTTAAGAAGACAGTTGGCCCTTCCATTCCGTAAGCCTTGCGTTCATATGTCTCCTAAATCAATGTTGAGACATCCTATGGCGATCTCTGATATTTCTGAGTTCGAAACAGGAACCAGCTTCCGTGAAGTAATAGGAGATGCAGATGCGGATCCAAAGAAAGTGAAGAGAGTTTTACTTTGTACAGGTAAGATCTACTATGATCTATTGAAACGTAAAATGGATAGTAAGAGAGAGGATATAGCGATCATCCGCTTAGAACAATTGTATCCACTACCTAAGGTTCAACTATTGGCAGAACTTGAGAAGTACGCAGGAGCTGAACAGATTTGGGTTCAAGAAGAACCGTTAAACATGGGTTACTGGTCATATCTTAGAAGAGAATATCCTGAAGCCAACTGGGACGTGATCTCTAGAAAGATTAGTGCTTCTCCTGCTACCGGTTATACGAAGAACCACAATGAGTTCCAAAATAAGATCTTAGACAAAGCATTTGAATAAAAGGATAATTATATGGCTATCGAAATGAAAGTGCCCTCCGTTGGCGAATCCGTAACGGAAGTGACTATCGCATCCTGGGTAAAGAAAGACGGAGACCTGGTTAAAATGGACGAGGTGATCTGTGAGTTAGAGTCTGATAAAGCAACATTTGAGCTACCTGCTGAAGCAGATGGCATATTAAGAATAGTAGGTAAAGAAGGAGATACATTAGCTATTGGTGAGGTTATATGCATCATAGAACCTTCTTCTGCAGCACCGGTGAAAGAAGAGTCAGCTCCGGCTGCCGCACCGGTGGAAAATGTACCTACACAAACTATTGAAATTACCGTTCCTGCCGTAGGTGAGTCTATCACAGAAGTAACCGTTTCTAATTGGATTAAGAAAAGTGGTGATACTGTGGGCCTAGATGAAATCATCTGCGAATTGGAATCTGACAAGGCTACTTTTGAACTACCTTCTCCTCAAGCCGGAGTATTAGAGGTAGTAGCTCAAGAAGGTGATGTAGTAGCGATAGGTGGAGTATTAGCTAAATTAACTACAGGGGGAACTACAGCAGCAGCCGTAGCAGCTCCTGCTCCTGTTGCAGCAGCACCTGCAAATGATAACTATGCAGCCGGACATCCTTCTCCAGCAGCTGCTAAAGTATTAGCAGAAAAAGGAATCTCTCCTGATGCCGTTCAAGGTACAGGAGTAGGAGGTAGAATCACCAAAGAAGATGCTAACAATGCTTCTAAGCCAGCAACTCCTGCCCCTTCTAAAGAGGAATTAGTGAAAGAAGCACCTAAGGGTGATAGAATCTCCAGAAGAGAGAAAATGAGTTCTCTAAGAAAAACTATAGCTAAGAGATTAGTAGCGGTTAAGTCTGAGACAGCTATGTTAACTACATTCAATGAAGTTGACATGAAGCCCATCATGGATCTTAGAAAGCAATACAAAGACAAGTTCAAAGAAGTGCACGGAGTGGGACTTGGATTCATGTCCTTCTTCACAAAAGCTTGTTCTATAGCACTACAAGAATTCCCTGTGGTGAACGCTTTCATTGATGGAGATGAAATAGTATACAATGACTTTACAGATATCTCTATTGCGGTATCTGCACCAAGAGGTTTGGTAGTTCCGGTGATTCGCAACGCTGAAAAAATGTCCTTCAGTGATATTGAAGCAGAGGTAGTACGTTTGGCTACAAAAGCTAGAGATAACAAGTTGACCATAGAAGAGATGACCGGTGGTACCTTTACTATAACTAACGGTGGTATCTTCGGATCCATGATGTCTACTCCTATCATCAACGCTCCTCAATCTGCTATTTTAGGTATGCACAATATAGTGGAAAGACCTGTAGCGATTAACGGACAAGTTGAAATTCGTCCAATGATGTACGTGGCTCTGTCTTATGACCATAGAACCATTGACGGTAGAGATTCCGTAGGATTCTTAGTTAGAGTAAAACAATTGTTGGAAGATCCTATGAGGATGCTTCTTCAGGTATAACATCAAAGGGCTTTGTAGGAATACAAAGCCCTTCAAAATTTACATATATATGCAGTACGACGTAATCGTTATAGGTTCAGGCCCCGGAGGCTACGTGGCCGCTATCAGATGTGCACAGCTAGGTTTTAAAACTGCCATTGTAGAGAAATATCCTGTGATGGGTGGAACTTGCTTGAACGTAGGATGTATTCCATCAAAAGCACTACTTGACTCCTCAGAACATTTTTATAATGCCGTTCACCACTTTGAAGAGCACGGAATCACTACCGGAAAAGTAAAAGCGGACTTATCTAAAATGGTAGAACGCAAAGGGGGAGTAGTGAAGAAAATGAATGATGGCATCAACTTCTTGATGAAAAAGAACAAGGTTGATGTGAAATATGGTTTTGGTTCATTCTTGGATAAAAACACGGTGAAGGTAAAAAAAGAGGATGGTTCTGAAGAACAGATTCAAGGCAAGAACATCATCATTGCAACAGGTTCTAAGCCTACCATTTTGCCTTTCATGAACTATGACAAAACCAGAATCATCACTTCTACGGAAGCTCTTTCCTTGAAAGAACTACCAAAGCATTTGATTGTGATTGGTGCAGGGGTGATTGGAGCCGAGTTAGGCTCAGTTTATGCTCGTCTTGGTTCTAAAGTTACCTTCGTGGAATTTGCAGACAGTATGATTCCTACTATGGACAAAGCTCTGGGTAAGGAATTGCAGAAATCCATCAAGAAATTAGGTGCAGAGTTCCACTTCAGTACTAAAGTTACTTTGATTGAGAATTTAGGAAAAGAAGTTAAAGTTACCGCTGAAAACAAGGCAGGTGAGAAGGTTGAGATCACCGGAGATTACTGTCTAGTATCTATAGGTAGAAGACCATACACAGATAATTTGAACCTAGAGGCAGTAGGTGTAGCCACTGAGAAAGGTAGAGTTCTAGTTGACGAGCATACTCTCCAAACCAATGTGCCAAACATCTACGCTATAGGAGACGTAGTCAGAGGTGCTATGTTAGCACACAAAGCAGAAGAGGAAGGTGTATTGGTGGCTGAAGTTTTAGCTGGTCAAAAACCTCATATCAATTACAACCTGATTCCTGGTGTGGTTTATACCTGGCCTGAGGTAGCTGCAGTTGGTAAGACGGAAGACGAATTAAAAGCAGCCGGTATAGCTTACAAATCCGGACAGTTTCCATTCAAAGCTCTGGGAAGAGCTACTGCAAGTGGAGATGTAGATGGTTTTGTGAAAGTATTGGCAGATAAAAGCAGCGATGAGATCCTGGGTGTACACATCATAGGAGCAAGAGCCGCAGACATGATTAGTGAAGCGGTCATCGCTATGGAATTCCGTGCCTCTGCTGAAGATATCGCCAGGTCTTCCCATGCGCACCCCACCTATACGGAGGCCATAAAAGAAGCCTGCCTAGCAGCCACAGAGAATCGTTCGATTCATATGTAATATTAAAGAGGACGTCTCAAAACCTAAATGAGGCGTTCTCTTTGTTTTCAATTTATTTAGGCTGGGATTTCTTATTTGATTTTTTATATTCCAACCTCAGGAGGTTGAATTTGCAAATAGTATTGAAAAAGGTCTCTCAGGAGGCCTTTTTTCGTATATTTTGTGCTATGGCCAATAGGCCGAACTCAATTTCGACCTTATGCTTACCCCGAAGCATAAATCGTTTAAAGCCGTGATTGCTTTTTATGTTTGCAAAGACGGGTTCCACATCGTAACACCTTTTCTTTCGCCTTTTTATTCCTTCTTCACTGTTAAGAAGTTCATAGGCCTGCTTCCGCTGTCGCTCCAGTCGTTCATTGACTTGGACTATCCGATTCCCTTCCATCTTATTACAAGTTCCGTTTAGTGGACAATGCCCGCAATTTTGGGCTTGATATTTTCTTGAGGTTTGTTCAAAACCTGTGCTGGTCTTCCTTTTACTCTCTCCAATGAAATTCATTTGCTGACCCATCGGACAGATGAAACAGTCTTCTTGGGCATTGTAGAATAGCTTATCGGTACTAAATGGGTCCTGGTTATTGGTGTTCTGCTGTCGGTCAAAGAGATTGTATTTGATGTAGGCCTTTACTTTTTTGCCTTCCAGTAAGGTATAATTTTCCTCAGAACCGTAGCCTGCATCTGCCGTGATAACTTTGGGAGCTTGCTGATAGCTTGCTTCATGCTGAGCTATATGCGCTGCCAGAGTGGTGGTGTCGTTGGGGTTGGGGTGAATCGTGTAATTTACAACGAATTGGTTGGAGCTGGAAATTTGAACATTGTAAGCCGGCTTCAATTGCCCATTCCTCATGTGATCCTCCTTTAACCTCATAAATGTGGCTCCCTCATCCGTCTTGCTGTAACTGTTACGCTCTCCAAGAATCTGCTCCTGTTCTTCGTATTTGCCCATGTTCTGTGGAAAGTGTTTGGTGGCATAACTCAGTTTGCCTTTCACCTTCTTGTCAATATCTTTTTTCTTGCCCAAAACCTCATTGAGCTTATCGACGGTAGACTGTACTTTTTCTCTAGTAATGGTGGTGAAGTCAGGGGGATCGGGAAGGTTATCCTCTTTGCTGGCAACACTTTGAGCATATTCCCAAATGCCTTTCAATTGCTGCTTCATTTTCTCTTTATTGGTCGCAATAGCCTTTTTCCAAACAAAGGTGTAACGATTGGCATTGGCCTCTATTTTGGTCCCATCAACACAAACCTCTTCAATACTCAAAAGTCCTTCCTGGGCTAAAAGCTTAACTACTTCTTCGAACACACTTCGAAGACTTTCTCGAAGGCGGTCACTTCTGAAACGGTTAATGGTGTTATGGTCAGGATAGCTCATGCCGCTTATCCACATAAAATAGATACTCTCTTTACAGGCTGCCTCTATCTTCCTGCTCGAATATACATTGCTCACATACCCATAAACCAACACTTTAAGCAGCATCTGAGGATGATAACTGGAGGCACCGGTCAATTTATACGAAGCATGCAGAGGAGCGAGATTAATTTTATTAATGACCTCATTGACCACCCGTACCGGATGATTCTTGGGAACCAGTTCCTCCAAACTTGGAGGCAATAGCATCATTTGCTGCTGGTCGTAAGGCTTAAAAGTGGGTTTTCTTGATGCCATACCCTTGATTTTTTATACCTAAATATATGAAAATCAGGATAATAACGCAAGTTTTAAAGAGAAAATGTGAAGCCAAATCTAAAAAAAACCTCGGCTTCAAAATAAAAAACGAGGGTGCCTTTATGAGACACCCTCTTTTCTCTTTATAGTCTCCATCTTTCCATAGATCAAACTTCGCCATACCCATTCAAGGGGACCCATGGTATAATGTTTCAGCCAATAGTGGGAGAAGATGATTTGAAACAGCCAAACCAAGGGCACGAATAGAATAATTTCCTTATAGTCCCATTCTGCATAGAAGTTTAATCCACAGCCATAGAATACGAATCCACAAATGATGGATTGGCTTAAATAGTTGGTCAAGGCTAGCCTTCCTACATTAGAGAGCATCCGAAATGTTAATTGAAGTATTCCGGCCCTGTAAATTATTATTATGGCTGATATGATGGCTAAAACCAAGGCTATTCTTTGGATCTCATAAACTAGAATCATCCAGTTGATGCCTTTGGTTTCAATATATAGAATGATAGAATCGTAATTAGGGAAGTTTTTATATTGGTACCAAGTGTTCCATATGGCTAATGGCAGACCTATTATGAGAGCAAATTTTAGTATCCGTTTATGCTTCTTAGAGGACATGGTAGTAAGGTATCCCCATTTTAATAGAGCCATTCCCAGCAGCATTAATGCGATGGGGTCAGCTATGCTCATGGGCAAATAGGTGGTTTGATACAAGAAGGATTGGGGCCAGACATAATTCGCTGTTTCTCGATAGGTGCCTTTGTACTGGGCCGTAATCTTTTTTATTTCTTCGTTATTCTGTAACAGGGTTTTTTCGAGGTTCCTCCATTCTTCTATGGATTTAACTTGATCTTTTCGTAATGCTTTTCCTTCAGCCTGTACCGCCATCGCCTCATTGAATAGGAGTCTGGTTTGTTTGGCATTCAAAAGAAATATGGAATTGCCTATAAATCCTAAAATCGCTACAATGGGAACGGCCAAACTCAGATATATGGGCTTCATTTTTCTAAATAGATAGACGATCATTCCGCAGATGCTGTAGTAAAAGAGAATGTCTCCTATCCATAAGAAGAGGTAAGTGTCCATCAGTCCAAAGATCAGCAATACCAGCATTCTTTTATAAAACAGAGGAGTGGGATCTTCTTTTTGAAAAGAGAACAATAGGATTCCTGCCCCAAATAATAAGGAGAACATGGCCCTCATTTTCCCCTCAAAAAGGACATGGATTAGATTGTAGATCCAAAAGTTTGCATTGTCCGGATCTCCTCTCCATGCCTCCGAAAAATTAGCAGGTAGAGAGAATTCTCTAATATTCATCAATAAAATGCCTAATACGGCGGCACCCCGGAGTATATCCAAGGCTACCCATCTTTCCTTTTCTGCAACTGGATTTTTCATGGGAGTATATGTGAATATATTCAAATATACTCTTGTATGAATTTATAAACTATTGATTATCTGAGTATTTATTAAGTGGTAGCTGGCTTGATTCTAAGTAGGTAAGGCATTTTTTAAAAATCGCAACCAATTGTCATGGGCCATTCTATCGCAATCTTCAGCGGTATATCCACGTTTTGATAATATTTCGAAGATCTTTTGGAGATCAGAGATATCTTCCAGATCAGATGGACATTGTTCTTTTCCAAAGCCTCCGTCCAAGTCTGTTCCCAAACCTACATGTAAAGTATTTCCGGCTATTTGGCAAATGTGATCCATTTGATCCACCACCTTTTCAAGGGTGCAACCTGTACTTTTGGGAGTAGATTTCCCTCTTTCCCAGTTGGGTATCAACATCCAGGCATCCAAAGCGGCACCTATAACCGCCCCTCTTTGGATCAAGGCTTTGATCATTTCATCACTAAATTGACGATTATGAGGGACTAATGCTCTGCAATTATTATGGCTGGCCCATATAGGACCATTATATCTGTCCAAAGCATCCCAGAAGGCGTCGTCATTCAGATGGGTAGCATCCAAAATCAAGCCTTTCTTCTCCATAGCTTTTAAGAGCTGAATCCCAGCTTCGTTTAACTTCCCAGAGCCATCTGTTCCATTGGCATATCTTCCGGGTCCATAATGACCAGGCCCAATAGCTCTCAAACCATAGGAGTAAGCTTTTTCAAACTCCTCCAAACCTATTAAGGAGTCTGCACCTTCCAGGCTCAAGATCATGCCAATGGTATGACCATCCCATTTGGATAGATGAATGTCTAATTCCTTTTTATTCGTAATCAATCTTAGATGTCCCTGTTCCTGCATGAGCTTATACCATGCCCATTGGCTCTGAGTATGTGCCCAGGCCTGTTCAGGAGACGACCATCCGGGAAGCGCACTTCCTTTACCTACCACTCGGGCTATCTGCGTTGCCACCACTAAGCCTACATTTCCTTTTCGTAATGCTTCAAAAGAAACGGTAGCTTTCCCTCTATCAGGCTTGTCCTTCATTCGGTATTCACGTGCACGGATCTCATCTATGGAGAGACGGAGATCCCGATTCCACTCCATGGCATTCATACTAAGGTCTAGATGGGCATCAACTATCAGTCTCATGAGTGTAGCTCCATTAGTACTTCAATTTCTACTGGTATATTATCAGGAAGTGAGCCGAAACCCACAGCACTTCGGACTCCAATCCCATTTTCATCTCCCCAAATTTTTGCAAATAGTTCGCTACAGCCATTGATGATATAGGGATGTTTTTCAAATTCGGGGACACAGTTAACCATGCCCAGCACCTTGATAACTCTTTTTACGCGATTTAGGCTTCCTAATTGAGCTTTGATAGTGCTCAGAATGGTAAGTCCTACTTGCTGAGCGGCAAGCTTGCCCGCTTCGGCATCTATATCCCTTCCTATCCTACCTATGATTAATTCTCCATTTTCCTGTACCGGGCCATGTCCGGAAATATAGAGGTAATGTCCGTCTATAAGACAGGGTTTATAAACTCCTTTAGGTTGAGGAGCAGGAGGGAGGCTTAGTCCCAGGTTTGAAAGATTTGCTTCTGGTGTCATGAGATTTAGATCTTTTGGTTACCCTTACGGTATACGGTCTCTCCAGCTACTACAGTGCGTACGGGACGAATTCTTCTTAATTTTTCAAAAGGTGCCGTCATGATGTCTTCTTCCATGATAATGAAGTCGGCATCTTTTCCTTTTTCTATGCTTCCTCTTTTATACTCTTGGAAGCAGGAATACGCGGCCCAAATGGTCATCCCTTTTAAGGCTTCCTCTCTGCTAAGACTGTTTTCCATCTGGAACCCACCTTTAGGGAAACCCTTTGCATCTACCCGGGCAACTGCAGCATGGAATCCATACATGGGATTGTAGTGTTCCACCGGAAAGTCACTGCCAATGGCCACTTTACCGTAGGATTCCAACAGTTGTTTGTAGGCATATGCTCCTTTTAATCTCTTTTCCCCTAATCTATCCTTCGCCCAATACATATCTGAGGTAGCATGGGTAGGCTGGATAGAAGGAAGGATATGGTATTTTTCGAATTTATGAAAGTCTTCAGGAGCGACTATCTGGGCATGTTCAATTCTCCATCTTCTATTGGCATTGTTCGTTAAATGCTTTCCATAGATATCTAATAGGATTCTATTTGCGGAATCACCAATGGCATGGGCATTTGCCTGAAAAGGACTGTTTGCAATCTGCTCAATCATATGGTCTAATTGTTCAGGACTGGAAAGCAGAAATCCTTTTGTAGGGGCGTCATGGTAGTGAGCTAATAGACATGCACCTCTGGAACCTAGTGCTCCGTCACCCATGATTTTGAAGGATTTAACTTCCAAACGATCCGATTCGTAAAACCCTCTTTCTATGAAGGTCTTGACGGAGCTGTCGTTTGCTGCCACCATGGCATAATTCCTGATCTTTAGCTGGCCTTTTTCATAGATTTTTTGCAATTGATCTATGGAATAAATGGGTAGGCCGGCATCAACTATACTGGTTAAGCCAACTGCAAATAGGGAATCTTGTGCTGCTTGTAATTGCTTGACGTATTGCTCATCAGATAAGGGGGGTAATTGAATAAGATCTACAGCATTATCAATAAGTAAACCGTTAGGAACTTTTCCTTCTCCACCAATTATTCCCCCTAGCACAGGTTTTACTTCCAGGATATTATTGAGTGCCAAAGTTTTGCTGTTCACTACTGCCGCATGATAATCCACTCTACTTAGAAATACAGCTTTGTCAGGGAATGCTTTATCTAATAGGTCTTTAGTTGGGAATTTTTTGTCAGGCCAAAGGTTTTGATCCCATCCACCACCTATGATCCATGTCTTCTCCGGATATTTTTGTTCATATGCTTTAAGTCTTTCTATGACCTCTTCGAAGGATTTTGAGCCGTTCAGGTCAGCTTGTCCTAAGAATTCTGCAAGACTAGGGAAATGTGCGTGTGCATCATAAAAGCCGGGAAATACGGCATTGCCTTCCGCATCAATTATTTCTTTTGCCTCAAAAGCGGCCAGGATATCTTTAGTAGTGCCCACTTTAATGAACT harbors:
- a CDS encoding 2-oxoglutarate dehydrogenase E1 component; translation: MDQFSYIANGDVSAIEALYKQYLQDPSSVDKSWQFFFKGYEFNNTWGEGPGKAGVSSDSLQKEREVVHLIRGYRSRGHLLSQIDPIYSKRKYNANLDLKFFGLSEADYDTVFEAGVEVFGRPATLRELETFLKNVYGGKIGYEYLYIRDSKVKNWLRNKVESDYLNYKPSKEQKLRILGNLNKAVAFENFLHTKFLGKKRFSLEGGESTIPALDAAIQHGAKLGVEEVVIGMAHRGRLNVLTNIMQKPYEQVFNEFEENVPTLEFSDGDVKYHMGYSSQVETVEGHRVSLKLMANPSHLETVDPVVLGYARARADAHFKSEGTKYNSFDDIYDKILPIIIHGDASLAGQGVVYEVNQMSNLPGYYVGGAIHFIINNQIGFTTDNRDARSSIYSSDVAKMLDTPILHVNGDDAEAVVYAMELAIEFRQEFNKDIYIDMICYRKYGHNEADEPKFTQPGMYEIISKHPSPREIYIEKLKSDGTITDNDARTLKEQFDNNLQDLLSKVKQNQLPYELPKLERDWAELRRSTVGDFDSSPRTGISREEIELVGKALSTVPEGFTPIKQIEKVLEERREIFAGKKPFNWAAAELLAYGSILAEEKWVRMSGQDVQRGTFSHRHAILHDVKTYEAYNNLAHIKPNQGKFEIYNSLLSEYAVMGFEYGYALANPNALVIWEAQFGDFANGAQIMIDQFVVAAESKWNLMNGLVLLLPHGYEGQGPEHSNARPERFLQLAGEYNIYVCNCTTPANFFHMLRRQLALPFRKPCVHMSPKSMLRHPMAISDISEFETGTSFREVIGDADADPKKVKRVLLCTGKIYYDLLKRKMDSKREDIAIIRLEQLYPLPKVQLLAELEKYAGAEQIWVQEEPLNMGYWSYLRREYPEANWDVISRKISASPATGYTKNHNEFQNKILDKAFE
- the odhB gene encoding 2-oxoglutarate dehydrogenase complex dihydrolipoyllysine-residue succinyltransferase → MAIEMKVPSVGESVTEVTIASWVKKDGDLVKMDEVICELESDKATFELPAEADGILRIVGKEGDTLAIGEVICIIEPSSAAPVKEESAPAAAPVENVPTQTIEITVPAVGESITEVTVSNWIKKSGDTVGLDEIICELESDKATFELPSPQAGVLEVVAQEGDVVAIGGVLAKLTTGGTTAAAVAAPAPVAAAPANDNYAAGHPSPAAAKVLAEKGISPDAVQGTGVGGRITKEDANNASKPATPAPSKEELVKEAPKGDRISRREKMSSLRKTIAKRLVAVKSETAMLTTFNEVDMKPIMDLRKQYKDKFKEVHGVGLGFMSFFTKACSIALQEFPVVNAFIDGDEIVYNDFTDISIAVSAPRGLVVPVIRNAEKMSFSDIEAEVVRLATKARDNKLTIEEMTGGTFTITNGGIFGSMMSTPIINAPQSAILGMHNIVERPVAINGQVEIRPMMYVALSYDHRTIDGRDSVGFLVRVKQLLEDPMRMLLQV
- the lpdA gene encoding dihydrolipoyl dehydrogenase, whose amino-acid sequence is MQYDVIVIGSGPGGYVAAIRCAQLGFKTAIVEKYPVMGGTCLNVGCIPSKALLDSSEHFYNAVHHFEEHGITTGKVKADLSKMVERKGGVVKKMNDGINFLMKKNKVDVKYGFGSFLDKNTVKVKKEDGSEEQIQGKNIIIATGSKPTILPFMNYDKTRIITSTEALSLKELPKHLIVIGAGVIGAELGSVYARLGSKVTFVEFADSMIPTMDKALGKELQKSIKKLGAEFHFSTKVTLIENLGKEVKVTAENKAGEKVEITGDYCLVSIGRRPYTDNLNLEAVGVATEKGRVLVDEHTLQTNVPNIYAIGDVVRGAMLAHKAEEEGVLVAEVLAGQKPHINYNLIPGVVYTWPEVAAVGKTEDELKAAGIAYKSGQFPFKALGRATASGDVDGFVKVLADKSSDEILGVHIIGARAADMISEAVIAMEFRASAEDIARSSHAHPTYTEAIKEACLAATENRSIHM
- a CDS encoding IS1182 family transposase; the protein is MASRKPTFKPYDQQQMMLLPPSLEELVPKNHPVRVVNEVINKINLAPLHASYKLTGASSYHPQMLLKVLVYGYVSNVYSSRKIEAACKESIYFMWISGMSYPDHNTINRFRSDRLRESLRSVFEEVVKLLAQEGLLSIEEVCVDGTKIEANANRYTFVWKKAIATNKEKMKQQLKGIWEYAQSVASKEDNLPDPPDFTTITREKVQSTVDKLNEVLGKKKDIDKKVKGKLSYATKHFPQNMGKYEEQEQILGERNSYSKTDEGATFMRLKEDHMRNGQLKPAYNVQISSSNQFVVNYTIHPNPNDTTTLAAHIAQHEASYQQAPKVITADAGYGSEENYTLLEGKKVKAYIKYNLFDRQQNTNNQDPFSTDKLFYNAQEDCFICPMGQQMNFIGESKRKTSTGFEQTSRKYQAQNCGHCPLNGTCNKMEGNRIVQVNERLERQRKQAYELLNSEEGIKRRKKRCYDVEPVFANIKSNHGFKRFMLRGKHKVEIEFGLLAIAQNIRKKAS
- a CDS encoding DUF418 domain-containing protein, whose translation is MKNPVAEKERWVALDILRGAAVLGILLMNIREFSLPANFSEAWRGDPDNANFWIYNLIHVLFEGKMRAMFSLLFGAGILLFSFQKEDPTPLFYKRMLVLLIFGLMDTYLFLWIGDILFYYSICGMIVYLFRKMKPIYLSLAVPIVAILGFIGNSIFLLNAKQTRLLFNEAMAVQAEGKALRKDQVKSIEEWRNLEKTLLQNNEEIKKITAQYKGTYRETANYVWPQSFLYQTTYLPMSIADPIALMLLGMALLKWGYLTTMSSKKHKRILKFALIIGLPLAIWNTWYQYKNFPNYDSIILYIETKGINWMILVYEIQRIALVLAIISAIIIIYRAGILQLTFRMLSNVGRLALTNYLSQSIICGFVFYGCGLNFYAEWDYKEIILFVPLVWLFQIIFSHYWLKHYTMGPLEWVWRSLIYGKMETIKRKEGVS
- a CDS encoding dipeptidase, coding for MRLIVDAHLDLSMNAMEWNRDLRLSIDEIRAREYRMKDKPDRGKATVSFEALRKGNVGLVVATQIARVVGKGSALPGWSSPEQAWAHTQSQWAWYKLMQEQGHLRLITNKKELDIHLSKWDGHTIGMILSLEGADSLIGLEEFEKAYSYGLRAIGPGHYGPGRYANGTDGSGKLNEAGIQLLKAMEKKGLILDATHLNDDAFWDALDRYNGPIWASHNNCRALVPHNRQFSDEMIKALIQRGAVIGAALDAWMLIPNWERGKSTPKSTGCTLEKVVDQMDHICQIAGNTLHVGLGTDLDGGFGKEQCPSDLEDISDLQKIFEILSKRGYTAEDCDRMAHDNWLRFLKNALPT
- a CDS encoding RidA family protein, producing MTPEANLSNLGLSLPPAPQPKGVYKPCLIDGHYLYISGHGPVQENGELIIGRIGRDIDAEAGKLAAQQVGLTILSTIKAQLGSLNRVKRVIKVLGMVNCVPEFEKHPYIINGCSELFAKIWGDENGIGVRSAVGFGSLPDNIPVEIEVLMELHS
- a CDS encoding amidohydrolase; translation: MKLKLLALILLFLWSCSSKNQADLLVINAKVYTVDHDFQMAEAFAIKDGKFIKVGTTKDILAAFEAKEIIDAEGNAVFPGFYDAHAHFPSLAEFLGQADLNGSKSFEEVIERLKAYEQKYPEKTWIIGGGWDQNLWPDKKFPTKDLLDKAFPDKAVFLSRVDYHAAVVNSKTLALNNILEVKPVLGGIIGGEGKVPNGLLIDNAVDLIQLPPLSDEQYVKQLQAAQDSLFAVGLTSIVDAGLPIYSIDQLQKIYEKGQLKIRNYAMVAANDSSVKTFIERGFYESDRLEVKSFKIMGDGALGSRGACLLAHYHDAPTKGFLLSSPEQLDHMIEQIANSPFQANAHAIGDSANRILLDIYGKHLTNNANRRWRIEHAQIVAPEDFHKFEKYHILPSIQPTHATSDMYWAKDRLGEKRLKGAYAYKQLLESYGKVAIGSDFPVEHYNPMYGFHAAVARVDAKGFPKGGFQMENSLSREEALKGMTIWAAYSCFQEYKRGSIEKGKDADFIIMEEDIMTAPFEKLRRIRPVRTVVAGETVYRKGNQKI